A window from Leptothermofonsia sichuanensis E412 encodes these proteins:
- a CDS encoding IS630 family transposase (programmed frameshift), translated as MPQKRYIVALSCEERETLESLTTTGKTSVYKLNHARILLKADINQEGGGWRDQDISDALDIRVSTIERVRQRFVAQSLEAALGRQTPSRTKPRLLDGEQEAHLIALACAETPEGQGKWSVRLLADQLVELGYVESISHETVRQTPEKNELKPWLQECWVIPPKSNGEFVYYMEDVLSVYTRPYDPRYPVVCFDETSKQLVLETQVPLPPQPGQPKRYDYEYERNGVCNLFMISEPLAGWRHVEVTERRTKQDYAKQMKYLVDVRYPDAEWITIVHDQLNIHDPSALYETFAPQEAKRILDKLEIHYTPKHGSWLNMAEIELSVLARQCLDRRIPDQDTLKREIAAWEERRNDQSRTIDWQFTTEDARIKLKRLYPSILS; from the exons ATGCCCCAAAAGAGATACATCGTAGCCCTTAGCTGTGAAGAGCGGGAGACTTTAGAAAGTCTGACAACAACCGGAAAAACATCCGTTTATAAACTCAATCATGCTCGAATTTTGCTGAAAGCTGACATCAACCAGGAAGGCGGCGGTTGGCGGGATCAAGATATCAGTGATGCACTCGATATTAGGGTATCTACGATTGAACGAGTCCGGCAACGCTTTGTTGCACAGAGTTTAGAGGCTGCCTTAGGGCGTCAAACTCCAAGTCGAACCAAGCCCCGCTTACTCGATGGCGAACAAGAAGCGCATTTGATTGCGCTGGCGTGTGCCGAGACTCCTGAAGGACAAGGGAAATGGAGCGTTCGCCTGTTAGCAGACCAACTGGTTGAGTTGGGATATGTAGAGAGCATTTCGCATGAAACCGTGCGGCAAACGC CTGAAAAAAACGAACTCAAACCCTGGTTGCAGGAATGCTGGGTAATTCCGCCGAAGTCCAATGGCGAGTTTGTTTACTACATGGAAGATGTTTTGAGCGTTTATACACGCCCTTATGACCCGCGCTACCCGGTCGTTTGTTTCGATGAAACCAGCAAACAATTAGTCCTCGAAACGCAAGTTCCCCTCCCCCCCCAACCCGGTCAACCGAAGCGCTATGACTATGAATATGAACGCAATGGGGTCTGTAATCTCTTCATGATTTCTGAACCCTTAGCTGGATGGCGGCATGTAGAAGTCACTGAACGGCGCACCAAACAAGACTATGCCAAACAAATGAAATATCTGGTGGATGTGCGTTACCCCGATGCCGAATGGATTACCATCGTGCATGACCAACTCAATATTCATGACCCATCTGCCTTGTATGAGACGTTTGCACCTCAAGAAGCCAAGCGGATTCTAGACAAATTAGAGATTCATTACACACCAAAACATGGCAGTTGGCTTAACATGGCAGAAATTGAACTCAGTGTTTTAGCCCGTCAGTGCTTGGATCGTCGCATCCCAGATCAAGATACGTTGAAACGGGAAATTGCTGCTTGGGAAGAACGCAGAAATGATCAATCTCGCACCATTGATTGGCAATTTACGACTGAAGATGCTCGCATCAAACTTAAGCGACTCTATCCCTCAATTCTTTCTTGA
- a CDS encoding DUF6887 family protein, giving the protein MSQVNFDTMSDAELKRYFLSNRQDQAAFQAYLDRFSQRPKSLIASPSDPDFDAKIQAAIRQKLEASRSNQPANNAVERTE; this is encoded by the coding sequence ATGAGTCAAGTGAATTTTGATACCATGAGTGATGCCGAATTAAAAAGGTACTTTTTATCAAACCGCCAAGATCAAGCTGCTTTTCAGGCGTATTTGGACAGGTTCAGTCAGCGTCCAAAATCCCTCATTGCAAGCCCAAGCGATCCTGATTTTGACGCAAAGATTCAGGCAGCAATTCGGCAGAAATTAGAAGCATCGCGTAGTAACCAGCCAGCTAACAACGCAGTGGAGCGGACGGAATAG
- a CDS encoding NACHT domain-containing protein, translated as MGYTLLQAEGQLEADLLPEALEHYRHEYFQRPARKVLEAIADSQRAVVLGDPGSGKSSLLQYLALEWVEGKTEKLPLLIELREFAINPSANFLEFLHRGRGVDWQFDQHQLHQHLVEFPTLIMFDGLDEVFDRATQSTVINDIIRFSRQYPKAQVLVTSRIIGYNPEQLQHSGFRHFTIQSLNTDEIHEFIHRWYDLSMGSDPNKVRLKQRLQDAITNSKAISNLADNPLLLTMMAILNRRQELPRDRADLYDQASRVLLYHWDVDHKRLQLPMDAIGRREKQEMLRLIAYEMQAGEEGLKGNLISSDRLTRILTDYLRDQGFSEPREKANRLIQQLRERNFILCYRGADTYGFMHRTFLEYFCAVEIVHRFEKQRTLTFEQLRDEVFGQHWQDETWHEVLRVICGAIDSKFAGELIEFLLTRECDRTLFLGIRKMYFSPQDEMATFLKPEGLSNLLLAADCLSDVKNSTSTSQLENLLLAKLKDEIEQPSIHLTEESAIALLDRVARCFPNLNLLTWLQQQALHDDWVVRRATVNIVALYYRHSSITLPWLKELILQHRHQDLSHAAIWAIAENYKDDPELLVWFQQRAQQHKDWLIRRASMSVVFVHYKNSLNILDWLKSQFLEDNDWRVQCSALRRIVEGYEIYPDILYLVRV; from the coding sequence ATGGGGTACACTTTACTGCAAGCTGAAGGACAACTCGAAGCAGATTTATTACCTGAAGCCTTAGAGCATTATCGCCATGAGTATTTTCAGCGACCTGCACGAAAGGTCTTAGAAGCGATAGCAGACTCGCAACGGGCGGTGGTTTTAGGTGATCCGGGATCGGGTAAGTCGAGTCTGTTACAATATCTGGCGCTGGAATGGGTCGAAGGCAAAACAGAGAAACTGCCATTATTGATTGAGTTGCGGGAATTTGCTATCAATCCATCTGCGAACTTCCTGGAATTTCTGCATCGAGGTCGGGGTGTAGATTGGCAGTTTGATCAGCATCAGCTTCATCAGCATTTGGTGGAGTTTCCTACACTGATAATGTTTGATGGTTTGGATGAGGTGTTTGATCGCGCCACTCAATCGACTGTTATCAACGACATCATTCGCTTTTCGCGGCAATATCCTAAAGCCCAAGTACTGGTTACGTCTCGAATTATTGGCTATAACCCCGAACAACTTCAACATAGCGGTTTTCGGCACTTCACGATTCAATCCCTCAATACCGACGAGATTCACGAATTCATTCATCGCTGGTATGACCTATCAATGGGCAGCGATCCCAATAAAGTGCGGTTGAAACAGCGATTGCAGGATGCGATCACTAATTCCAAAGCAATCTCCAATCTGGCAGATAATCCCCTGTTGTTGACGATGATGGCAATTCTGAATCGGAGGCAGGAGTTACCCCGCGATCGCGCTGATCTCTATGACCAAGCTTCGCGCGTGTTGCTTTACCACTGGGACGTGGATCACAAGCGATTGCAACTACCAATGGATGCGATCGGGCGACGGGAAAAACAGGAGATGTTGCGACTGATTGCTTATGAGATGCAGGCAGGGGAGGAGGGGCTGAAGGGAAATTTGATTAGTAGTGACCGCCTCACCCGCATTTTGACCGACTATTTACGTGATCAGGGTTTCAGCGAACCCCGCGAAAAAGCCAATCGGTTGATTCAACAACTGCGCGAACGTAACTTCATCCTCTGCTATCGCGGTGCTGATACCTACGGCTTCATGCACCGTACCTTCTTAGAATATTTCTGTGCGGTTGAAATTGTCCATCGCTTCGAGAAACAGCGCACCCTCACTTTTGAACAGCTACGTGATGAAGTATTTGGGCAACACTGGCAAGATGAAACCTGGCATGAGGTGCTGAGGGTGATTTGTGGGGCGATCGATTCTAAGTTTGCAGGTGAATTGATTGAGTTTTTGCTCACGAGAGAATGCGATAGAACTCTGTTTTTAGGCATCAGGAAAATGTATTTCTCTCCACAAGATGAGATGGCAACTTTTTTGAAGCCTGAGGGTTTATCGAACCTTTTGCTCGCTGCGGATTGCTTGTCAGATGTCAAAAACTCTACATCGACTTCACAGTTAGAAAACCTATTATTGGCGAAGCTTAAAGATGAGATTGAACAACCCAGTATTCATTTGACTGAAGAGTCAGCGATCGCACTACTCGACCGAGTCGCTCGGTGTTTCCCAAATTTGAACCTCTTGACATGGCTACAACAGCAAGCACTACATGATGATTGGGTAGTGCGACGCGCAACAGTGAATATCGTTGCACTGTACTATCGGCATTCTTCAATCACCTTACCGTGGCTGAAGGAATTGATACTGCAACATCGACATCAAGATTTATCCCATGCAGCAATATGGGCGATCGCTGAAAACTATAAGGATGACCCAGAGCTTTTAGTCTGGTTTCAACAAAGAGCGCAGCAACATAAAGACTGGCTTATCCGACGCGCATCAATGAGTGTAGTTTTTGTGCACTACAAAAATTCGCTGAATATTTTAGATTGGCTGAAATCACAGTTTTTAGAAGACAATGATTGGCGAGTGCAATGTTCAGCACTACGCAGAATCGTCGAAGGTTATGAAATCTATCCAGATATACTATACCTTGTCAGGGTATAG
- a CDS encoding IS1 family transposase (programmed frameshift), which yields MVLEPIHCPVCDGIEVIKHGTTPDGKQRYFCQNSGCHRRTFILQYTYQGYLPEVKQQISDMAMNGSGIRDTARVLHISPTTVIEELKKDRQLKAVNELKLAELEPAQSIVKLCQWEDTEAEADEMWSFVQSKAQQRWLWHAIDHHSGKILAYVLATHQDEAFLQLKALLEPFGIMQFYTDGWGTYERQLDPSLHTVGKQNTQKIERKHLTLRTRLKRLARKTICFSKSILMHDIVIGLFINRYEFGFAI from the exons ATGGTATTAGAACCAATTCACTGCCCTGTGTGTGATGGGATTGAGGTGATCAAACACGGCACAACACCAGACGGCAAACAGCGCTACTTTTGTCAAAACTCAGGATGCCATCGGCGCACCTTTATTTTGCAATACACCTATCAAGGGTATCTGCCTGAAGTCAAGCAACAAATCAGCGATATGGCAATGAATGGGAGTGGGATTCGAGACACTGCCCGTGTCCTTCACATTAGTCCAACGACGGTGATTGAGGAATTA AAAAAAGATCGTCAACTCAAAGCCGTGAATGAACTCAAACTGGCTGAGTTGGAACCCGCTCAAAGCATCGTAAAGCTTTGCCAGTGGGAAGATACAGAGGCAGAAGCCGATGAAATGTGGAGTTTTGTCCAGTCTAAAGCCCAGCAACGTTGGTTATGGCATGCAATTGACCATCACAGTGGAAAAATATTAGCTTATGTGTTGGCGACGCATCAAGATGAAGCATTCCTCCAACTCAAAGCGTTATTAGAACCGTTTGGAATTATGCAGTTTTACACAGATGGTTGGGGAACCTATGAGCGGCAGCTTGACCCAAGTCTTCATACCGTTGGCAAACAGAACACGCAGAAGATTGAGCGTAAGCATTTGACTTTACGCACGCGCTTGAAGCGATTAGCTCGCAAAACTATTTGCTTTTCTAAGTCCATTCTGATGCATGACATTGTGATTGGGCTATTTATTAACCGTTATGAGTTTGGTTTTGCTATCTAA
- a CDS encoding DUF6888 family protein, with translation MPTAAQLESLYRVSYQLTHTMLQPIHLVCVDHRTRNVYVLAGYGEDLEFEIVPNGEVF, from the coding sequence ATGCCTACTGCTGCTCAATTAGAGAGTTTATATCGCGTTAGTTATCAGTTGACGCATACCATGCTGCAACCGATTCATCTGGTTTGTGTTGATCATCGGACTCGCAACGTGTATGTCCTAGCTGGATATGGTGAAGACCTTGAGTTTGAAATTGTACCGAATGGAGAGGTGTTCTGA
- a CDS encoding IS3 family transposase (programmed frameshift) translates to MQRKQHSAEFKAKVAIEAIKGLKTVNELATEHGVHPTQIHQWKKQVLDELPGIFSSRRAQSQKEQEDLTASLYQQIGQLKVELDWLKKKSLALSLDHKRQLVEPNHSDISVARQCELLDLARSSWYYKPVAVDAYELHLMNLIDAQYTKTPFYGIRRMTAWLRTQGEVVNHKRVARMMRQMGIEAIYPRPRTTIPADNARRYPYLLKGLTIDAPNLVWSTDITYIRLARGFVYLVAIIDWYSRYVLSWQLSNTMDIHFCLVALEQALQLGQPVIFNSDQGSQFTSHPFTSYLESRDIRISHDGKGRAFDNIFIERLWRSVKYEEVYLKDYSTVAVAMEGLGNYFEFYNHQRLHQALNYQVPSAVHFSTGDDNYVLEQTQKNK, encoded by the exons ATGCAGCGCAAACAACACAGTGCAGAATTCAAAGCCAAGGTCGCTATCGAAGCGATCAAAGGACTGAAAACGGTGAACGAACTGGCAACCGAACACGGGGTACATCCGACGCAGATCCACCAGTGGAAGAAACAAGTCCTTGACGAACTGCCCGGCATCTTCTCATCCCGGCGTGCCCAAAGCCAGAAGGAACAGGAGGACTTAACGGCAAGCCTGTATCAGCAGATTGGGCAACTCAAAGTCGAGTTGGACTGGTTGAAAAAAAAATC TCTGGCATTGTCGCTCGATCATAAACGCCAACTGGTGGAGCCAAATCATTCCGACATTAGTGTGGCACGTCAATGCGAATTGCTCGATTTAGCCCGCTCCAGTTGGTACTACAAGCCCGTTGCCGTAGACGCTTACGAGTTGCATCTGATGAATCTGATTGATGCTCAGTACACCAAAACGCCGTTTTATGGCATTCGCCGCATGACAGCGTGGCTGAGAACGCAGGGCGAAGTAGTCAATCATAAGCGGGTAGCACGAATGATGCGGCAAATGGGCATCGAAGCGATTTATCCTCGTCCCCGCACGACGATTCCTGCGGATAATGCACGACGTTATCCCTATCTGCTCAAAGGATTGACGATTGATGCGCCGAATTTAGTTTGGAGTACTGACATTACCTATATTCGGCTTGCCAGGGGCTTTGTGTATCTCGTTGCGATCATTGATTGGTACAGTCGCTATGTTCTCTCGTGGCAGTTGTCTAACACAATGGATATCCACTTCTGCCTGGTGGCACTGGAACAAGCCTTACAACTCGGACAGCCTGTGATCTTCAACTCCGACCAGGGCAGCCAGTTCACAAGCCATCCGTTCACGAGCTACCTGGAAAGCAGGGATATTCGGATCTCTCACGATGGCAAAGGACGAGCGTTCGACAACATCTTTATCGAACGGCTTTGGCGCAGTGTCAAATATGAGGAGGTGTATCTCAAAGATTATTCAACGGTCGCGGTTGCGATGGAGGGATTGGGGAACTACTTCGAGTTTTACAATCATCAGCGGTTACATCAGGCGTTGAATTATCAAGTGCCATCCGCAGTGCATTTCAGTACAGGAGATGATAACTATGTATTAGAGCAAACACAAAAGAACAAATGA